CGGTACACCCGCCTCCCCTGGCTCTGCAGCTGGGCGATTTCCTCCTCCAAGACCGATTCCGGATCAAGCGCCTCTGTCCACCGCACTCGCGCCCCGAGCAGGCGATCCAGGAGCAGGTTCCCGGTCTCCGTCGGGGCCGGTGGACCCTGTAACACCAGCACGCAATCCAGGCCGCAGCGAGCGGCTGCGGCTGCCGTCTGGCGGCAGTGATTGGACTGGACCGCGCCCCGGGTGACGAGCACCTCCGCCCCCTGCGTCACTGCATCCGCCAGGAGGTAGGCCAGCTTGCGGGTCTTGTTGCCGCCGAAGGCCAGCCCGGTCAGATCGTCGCGCTTGATGAACACTTGCGGCCCGCCCAAATGCCGGCTGAGCCGCTCCAGCGGGTGCATTGGCGTGGGCAGCACGGCCAAAGGCAGGCTGGGCAAGTCAATGTGCATTGTCTGACCTCCGCTATCCTCGTGCACCGATCTCGCCCTCGGGCAGCCTATCCCAGACTGCG
This genomic stretch from Anaerolineales bacterium harbors:
- a CDS encoding pyridoxal-phosphate dependent enzyme, with product MHIDLPSLPLAVLPTPMHPLERLSRHLGGPQVFIKRDDLTGLAFGGNKTRKLAYLLADAVTQGAEVLVTRGAVQSNHCRQTAAAAARCGLDCVLVLQGPPAPTETGNLLLDRLLGARVRWTEALDPESVLEEEIAQLQSQGRRVYR